The following is a genomic window from Pseudomonadota bacterium.
TGGTCTCGATCCCGGACCGGGCCATTCAGGTGCTGTACGAACGCTAGAATCTGGTGATCAGCAGTGCACCCGTCACCCTAGGCTTGCCGGTGCTTCTGTCACACACACTGCATGGAGCCATAAACCATGATCACCTGCTACCTCCGCTACACCATCGCCCCCTCTAGGCTCGCCGAGTTCGAACACTACGCCCGCCTCTGGATGCCCCTCGTCGAACGCTTCGGTGGCACCCACCACGGCTACTTCCTCCCTAAGGAAAGTGCCAATGACCTGGCCGTCGCGATGTTCACCTTCCCCTCTCTGGCCGCCTACGAGGACTACCGAACAACGTCCGAGTCCGATCCCGAGTGCCAGGCCGCCTTCAAGTACGCCGAGGAGACTGGCTGCATCATCCGCTACGACCGCCAGTTCCTGCGCCCCGTCTTCGGCACCTAGGCGCACTCACGTCCGAGCGCTTTCCGTGGAGGACACCTGATCACTACCGCCGAAGCGCCCCCCGTCCCCCGCTCCAATCTCGGATAGCGGCCCGATTTACGGCCCTAGTCACTGAGCCGAACGTTCGGTACTACCGCTGGCGGCAGACCGGCGCGCTGTAAGCGCTTCATTTGGGGCGTACTTCCCCTCGTAGCCTAACGGCCTCAGCCTCCTGGCACACCCCACCGCCAGGAGCCACGAAGATGCCAAGACGTAAGTCACCCAGCCCGAGCACCACTGCCGAGCGAGAACGCTAC
Proteins encoded in this region:
- a CDS encoding NIPSNAP family protein; the protein is MITCYLRYTIAPSRLAEFEHYARLWMPLVERFGGTHHGYFLPKESANDLAVAMFTFPSLAAYEDYRTTSESDPECQAAFKYAEETGCIIRYDRQFLRPVFGT